In Acidobacteriota bacterium, the following proteins share a genomic window:
- a CDS encoding YjgP/YjgQ family permease, producing the protein MKIIAKLIYKELLPTTLIAAVVMTFMAFTKEFQRFAELLITSGSSLSAFFTVIITICANVLYVILPISILVGIVSGFSRLSTDNEIIALKSGGVSMRHLLSPVLLIAITGTGITFFLANIGAPTLNAHLRNIQYEVAISQITTEILPRTFNEKFKNFVFYVEDTDRATNTWKGIFLADQRDVSAQRIYLARTGRVFFQRQARYLQLHLENGVIYSFKKDKPVADSLTYFGSMDIPLSELNVTPPDEIPKRNIEKSMAELSAEIHSGQFPEGSDPQTSIEIEYYRRFSIPFACLVFGLIGLLLGMQTRRSGRMYGFLISILVVVLYYLTFLYSWKIGFYSGLVPVRYGVWIANVLFAAVGISMLLAARLDHHPFSLLANRPAASRLIFKIEKYKQYWTDKADKFKKKTKLDQLASSERPFRFTRVLDVYILREYLKIMILIIASFLFLFIIFTLFENFDEIITHHVPWKTVVEYFLFISPMIIVLSMPICLLLALLISFGIMEKTFQITAFKSCGVSLYRIAQPVIILAFILAVGIFGLQEYIMPYTNQRQDLIYNMMKGRTPQTYRPDITWIMGSDGKIFNYRYFDPEADLFADLSVYNLNLNQARLNYRYFAPRALWSGRIRKWILINGWERNFHPDRPYFRVFDSLARDFAEQPSYFKTEAKKSNKMSFVELSRYIDKLKQGGFNTLGLEVDLYAKVSYPVINLIMLLIGIPFSFKMGKRGALYGVAISIIIGIAYWALFNVFTAMGAYGKLPPLLAAWAPNLFFGFAGIYMFLSVRT; encoded by the coding sequence ATGAAAATCATCGCCAAACTAATATACAAGGAACTCCTCCCCACCACATTAATCGCCGCTGTTGTCATGACGTTCATGGCATTCACGAAGGAGTTTCAACGATTCGCCGAGCTGTTGATCACTTCGGGTTCATCCTTGTCCGCTTTTTTCACCGTGATCATCACAATCTGCGCCAATGTTCTCTATGTGATTCTGCCAATCTCAATTCTAGTGGGCATTGTTTCCGGATTCAGCCGCCTTTCGACTGACAATGAGATTATCGCCCTTAAATCAGGCGGCGTTTCGATGCGTCATTTATTGTCGCCCGTTTTGCTGATCGCCATCACCGGAACCGGTATCACCTTCTTTCTGGCGAATATCGGTGCTCCAACCCTCAACGCACATTTGCGGAATATCCAGTACGAAGTTGCCATTTCCCAGATTACAACAGAGATCCTGCCCAGAACCTTCAATGAAAAATTCAAGAATTTTGTGTTCTACGTGGAAGACACAGACCGAGCCACAAACACCTGGAAAGGCATATTTTTGGCCGACCAACGTGATGTCAGCGCACAACGCATCTATCTTGCGCGCACGGGACGCGTGTTCTTCCAGCGGCAAGCCAGATACCTGCAGCTACACCTAGAAAATGGTGTAATATATTCATTTAAAAAGGATAAGCCCGTTGCTGACTCCCTGACGTATTTCGGCTCGATGGACATACCGTTAAGCGAACTCAACGTCACACCGCCTGACGAGATACCAAAACGAAATATCGAAAAAAGCATGGCTGAACTCAGTGCGGAGATACACAGCGGACAATTTCCCGAAGGGAGTGATCCCCAAACAAGCATCGAGATCGAGTATTACCGAAGGTTTTCAATCCCCTTCGCGTGTCTGGTTTTTGGCCTGATTGGCCTGCTGCTCGGCATGCAGACTCGACGGAGCGGCCGGATGTACGGGTTTCTCATCTCAATTCTGGTAGTGGTTCTTTACTACCTGACATTTCTCTACTCGTGGAAGATCGGATTTTATTCCGGTTTGGTGCCCGTACGTTATGGAGTCTGGATCGCCAACGTTTTGTTCGCTGCCGTGGGCATCTCCATGCTGCTGGCGGCCAGGTTGGATCACCACCCCTTTTCGCTTCTGGCTAATCGGCCAGCCGCATCTAGGCTCATTTTTAAAATCGAAAAGTATAAACAATATTGGACAGATAAAGCTGACAAATTCAAGAAAAAAACCAAGCTGGACCAGTTAGCATCATCAGAACGACCTTTCAGATTTACTCGTGTATTGGATGTATATATACTTAGAGAATACTTGAAGATAATGATTTTAATTATCGCAAGTTTCTTGTTTTTGTTTATAATTTTCACATTATTCGAGAACTTCGACGAGATCATCACCCATCACGTGCCGTGGAAAACGGTCGTCGAGTATTTCCTCTTCATCTCACCGATGATCATCGTGCTGAGCATGCCCATCTGCCTGCTGCTGGCGCTGCTCATCAGCTTCGGCATCATGGAGAAGACATTTCAGATCACGGCATTCAAATCGTGCGGCGTCAGCCTGTACCGGATTGCCCAACCGGTGATCATTCTTGCGTTCATCCTCGCGGTGGGAATTTTCGGCCTCCAAGAATACATCATGCCGTATACCAACCAGCGCCAGGACTTGATCTATAACATGATGAAGGGGCGCACGCCTCAGACATACCGTCCGGACATCACCTGGATCATGGGCAGTGACGGTAAAATTTTTAATTACCGATACTTTGACCCCGAAGCCGACCTCTTCGCCGATCTGTCGGTCTATAATTTGAACCTGAATCAGGCGCGCCTGAACTACCGATATTTTGCACCCCGGGCGCTCTGGAGCGGACGAATCCGAAAGTGGATCCTGATAAACGGATGGGAACGCAATTTCCATCCTGATCGACCATACTTCAGAGTGTTCGATTCCCTGGCCCGGGATTTCGCGGAACAGCCATCCTATTTCAAAACAGAAGCCAAAAAATCGAACAAGATGTCGTTCGTCGAGCTTTCGCGATACATCGACAAACTGAAGCAGGGCGGTTTCAACACACTGGGCCTTGAAGTCGATCTTTACGCCAAGGTTTCCTACCCGGTGATCAATCTCATCATGCTTCTGATCGGAATCCCCTTCTCTTTCAAGATGGGTAAGCGGGGCGCTTTGTACGGAGTGGCTATCAGTATCATCATCGGCATCGCCTACTGGGCGCTGTTCAACGTGTTCACCGCAATGGGCGCCTATGGCAAACTGCCGCCACTGCTCGCGGCCTGGGCACCGAACCTGTTCTTCGGTTTTGCAGGGATTTACATGTTCCTGAGCGTGCGCACATGA
- a CDS encoding FecR domain-containing protein yields the protein MAKRKFHIAVLLVMLVSFCLAGDSFDYIPRISYVDGDVSLQERGSTGWTTVDVNLPIQIGDRLVLDQNGLIEIEIDDGSFLRVNQFSEFMFQNLEKDRIVIELVRGEVIARTTDAADYVFLTAAGDVVLRSEGLYRINARDDRSVELIVRSGKARFINDKIEKKLGRNERIVVYGLSDQFVMGGGNRFDDFDNWSDRRDSRYASASETYRYIPRTVYAGAADLDLYGRWVFVADYGHCWIPTVYYSGWAPYRAGYWRYSPVWGYTWISYDPWGWLPYHYGSWAFTGPFGWVWVPGSSWGCSWWAPGRVHWGFWNGYVGWVPCGPGDYYYGYWRHGHDHNVYVNNVVVNNYYGSENTRHNGAVTYVSEEDFRRGRPVGDGVYNRNAVGRSVQRQEAGSSFRPDETISRELFRRDRVVAGPPKVDPVRSADASYSRSRAGGDVDAGTRISRDAGSSTLPASRSREAIAGETGSGSSVGRSTVYGTDSGSINRGRPDISRNSVQDSSRSRQADDSSSGSSYRRSGSTDSAGSSGSSGSIRGTTTGRGSSSIDRSSSGSRSGTSSSSGSTSRSIDRSSLSGSSSRSSSPPPAAPTRSTPTREKKTPSPSDSYSRVFSTAGSDVRSAYASSGSSVPTGSNNSFNRSTTSSDNSPAYGSMMNRGRGFTSSSIGSNLRSTPSAANNAPAVTRSASGVFSSSSSRISSGSSFSRSSAPSVSAPSRNSISSSSIPSRSMSAASSAAARSSNTNASSGPRSTISSSSSGRRR from the coding sequence ATGGCAAAGAGAAAATTTCACATCGCGGTCCTGCTGGTGATGCTGGTTTCTTTTTGCCTGGCTGGCGACTCGTTCGACTACATCCCCCGTATCAGCTATGTTGATGGCGACGTGAGCCTTCAGGAGAGGGGCAGTACCGGGTGGACCACCGTGGACGTCAATCTGCCGATCCAGATCGGTGATCGGCTGGTGTTGGACCAGAACGGACTGATCGAGATCGAGATCGATGACGGGTCGTTCTTGCGGGTGAACCAGTTCAGCGAGTTCATGTTCCAGAACCTTGAGAAAGACCGGATCGTCATCGAGTTGGTGCGGGGTGAGGTGATTGCCCGGACCACGGATGCGGCGGATTATGTTTTTCTGACTGCAGCCGGTGATGTTGTGTTGCGGTCGGAGGGATTGTACCGAATCAATGCCCGGGACGACCGTTCCGTGGAACTGATCGTCCGGTCCGGCAAGGCGCGTTTCATCAATGACAAGATCGAAAAGAAGCTCGGGCGCAACGAGCGAATCGTTGTGTATGGCCTCTCCGATCAGTTCGTCATGGGTGGGGGCAACCGTTTCGATGACTTCGACAATTGGAGCGATCGGCGGGACAGCCGATATGCGTCGGCCAGCGAAACCTATCGCTACATCCCGCGCACGGTGTATGCGGGGGCGGCCGATCTGGACCTGTATGGCCGCTGGGTGTTCGTGGCCGATTACGGGCACTGCTGGATCCCGACCGTCTACTACTCCGGCTGGGCACCCTATCGGGCCGGTTACTGGCGGTATTCCCCCGTTTGGGGATATACCTGGATCTCGTACGATCCGTGGGGCTGGCTGCCGTACCATTACGGATCGTGGGCCTTCACCGGACCGTTCGGCTGGGTGTGGGTTCCTGGCTCATCGTGGGGCTGCTCCTGGTGGGCTCCCGGCCGCGTTCATTGGGGCTTCTGGAACGGCTATGTGGGGTGGGTGCCTTGCGGCCCCGGCGATTACTACTATGGGTACTGGCGCCACGGCCACGACCACAACGTTTACGTCAACAATGTCGTCGTCAACAACTATTACGGTTCCGAAAACACCCGGCACAACGGAGCCGTCACCTATGTCAGTGAGGAGGATTTCCGACGGGGCCGCCCGGTGGGCGATGGCGTCTACAACCGCAATGCGGTGGGGCGCAGCGTGCAGCGACAGGAGGCCGGCAGCAGCTTCCGTCCCGATGAGACCATCAGCCGCGAACTCTTCCGCCGAGATCGCGTCGTCGCCGGTCCGCCCAAGGTGGACCCGGTGCGTTCCGCAGATGCCAGCTACTCCCGCAGCCGCGCTGGTGGCGACGTTGATGCCGGCACCCGCATATCACGCGACGCCGGATCCTCGACATTGCCTGCCAGCCGGAGCCGGGAGGCGATTGCCGGTGAAACCGGTTCCGGTTCATCCGTGGGTCGCTCGACGGTATACGGGACGGATTCAGGTAGCATCAACCGTGGCCGGCCCGATATCAGCCGGAACAGCGTTCAGGACAGTTCTCGTTCGCGGCAGGCCGACGACAGCAGCAGTGGATCCAGCTATCGCCGCAGCGGATCAACGGACTCTGCCGGTTCCTCAGGCTCTTCGGGATCGATTCGTGGCACCACCACCGGTCGGGGTAGTTCCAGTATTGACCGAAGTTCCTCCGGCAGCCGGTCCGGCACCTCCAGTTCCAGTGGATCCACTTCGCGTTCAATCGATCGCTCCAGCTTGAGCGGGTCTTCCAGCCGTTCGTCGTCGCCGCCGCCGGCGGCACCGACACGCTCCACACCGACTCGTGAGAAGAAGACTCCATCCCCAAGTGATTCCTACTCACGTGTGTTTTCGACTGCCGGCTCCGATGTGCGATCAGCTTATGCATCCTCCGGTTCCAGTGTGCCGACCGGCTCCAACAACTCATTCAACAGATCCACCACTTCTTCAGATAACTCCCCTGCTTATGGGAGCATGATGAACCGGGGCAGGGGATTCACCAGCTCCTCGATTGGATCAAATCTTAGGTCGACACCCTCCGCGGCCAACAACGCACCCGCTGTCACGCGATCGGCTTCGGGCGTTTTCAGCTCCTCATCTTCCAGAATCAGCAGTGGCAGCAGCTTTTCCAGGTCGAGCGCGCCCTCGGTTTCCGCACCTTCGCGGAACAGCATCAGTTCGAGCTCGATCCCATCGCGATCGATGAGTGCCGCCAGCAGCGCCGCTGCCCGATCGTCGAACACGAACGCCTCAAGCGGTCCCCGTTCCACGATCAGCAGTTCTTCAAGCGGACGGCGGCGTTAA
- the aroF gene encoding 3-deoxy-7-phosphoheptulonate synthase produces MIAVLKQKIRPQQLEVFLNELTATGAIVYPVQWGEQSLVVTSPLSSAAVGVLDRSPLVESTIDTGSVFQLTSRCFQRKNTVIHVGDARIGDGSVAIIAGPCAVESREQVAAIAELLHGQGIRLFRGGLFKPRTSPYSFQGLGFAGLDILRELKARHRFVIVTEALSERCLKELIGTADIIQIGSRNMQNFSLLKEAGGAGIPVLLKRGLAATMDEFLLAAEYLMAHGNSRVILCERGIRTSCCHTRNTLDLSAIPYLKEQSHLPVIVDPSHGTGRSELVLPMARAAVAAGADGLLIEVHPSPADALSDGHQSLTPDLFRRLVEEVDRVAVAVGTRLTRNSPPF; encoded by the coding sequence ATGATTGCCGTATTGAAACAAAAGATCCGGCCCCAGCAACTGGAAGTTTTTTTAAACGAACTGACCGCTACCGGGGCGATAGTCTACCCGGTGCAGTGGGGCGAGCAGTCACTGGTGGTGACTTCGCCGCTTTCCTCCGCGGCCGTCGGCGTTCTCGACCGATCACCTCTGGTGGAATCGACCATTGATACCGGTTCGGTGTTCCAGTTGACCAGCCGCTGCTTCCAGAGAAAGAACACCGTCATTCACGTTGGTGATGCGCGGATCGGCGATGGTTCGGTGGCGATCATCGCGGGCCCCTGCGCGGTCGAGTCCAGAGAACAGGTCGCGGCCATCGCCGAATTGCTGCACGGGCAGGGGATCCGGCTGTTTCGTGGCGGACTGTTCAAACCGCGGACTTCACCCTATTCGTTTCAGGGTTTGGGATTCGCCGGTCTGGACATCCTTCGGGAGCTGAAGGCGCGACACCGATTTGTCATCGTGACCGAAGCTCTTAGCGAGCGCTGCCTGAAGGAGTTGATCGGCACCGCCGACATCATCCAAATCGGTTCGCGCAACATGCAGAACTTCTCTCTGCTGAAGGAGGCCGGCGGTGCCGGCATTCCGGTACTGCTGAAACGCGGCCTAGCCGCCACAATGGACGAATTCCTGCTGGCCGCCGAATACCTGATGGCTCATGGCAACTCCCGGGTGATCTTATGCGAACGGGGCATCCGAACCTCTTGTTGCCACACCCGCAACACACTGGACCTGAGCGCCATCCCCTATCTGAAAGAACAGAGCCACCTGCCTGTGATCGTGGATCCCAGCCACGGCACCGGACGGTCCGAGCTGGTTCTGCCGATGGCTCGGGCGGCTGTGGCAGCCGGAGCAGACGGACTGCTCATCGAAGTGCACCCCTCGCCGGCTGACGCATTGTCGGATGGCCACCAGTCGCTGACGCCCGACCTGTTCCGCCGACTGGTGGAAGAGGTCGATCGTGTGGCTGTTGCGGTGGGCACCCGACTGACAAGAAATTCACCGCCTTTTTGA
- the recO gene encoding DNA repair protein RecO: MQSLEDDALVLRIYPFAEADAIVVLLTRHHGKVRLMAKGLKKIRSRHLGIVSPFNLITVQFKPGQGDRLGILSGATLQFGVDIARGSLHDYYFLSLITEVGMVLEIDPMTGERVFRLLDAMVRCVGRHGFREILLWYFLFLIARLEGELADPSACEVCGRPFNANRVALGLNPITLAFHCRTCTTSASPGGMGGDYREAQRTFQRFLGTAPDRLPTAQPVPEEYEAITRLLMARIEQLSGRAIRSLTPLLTVLMQQPEAKKRIPQFLTEDVENS, from the coding sequence ATGCAATCCCTCGAGGACGACGCGCTCGTTCTGCGGATTTACCCGTTTGCGGAAGCGGATGCAATCGTGGTCCTACTGACCCGCCACCATGGCAAGGTGCGCCTCATGGCCAAGGGATTGAAAAAAATCCGCAGCCGTCATCTGGGGATCGTCTCTCCGTTCAATCTCATCACCGTCCAGTTCAAGCCGGGGCAGGGGGATCGACTCGGCATCCTGTCCGGAGCCACGTTGCAATTCGGGGTCGACATCGCTCGTGGATCTCTTCATGATTATTACTTTCTGTCGTTGATAACCGAAGTCGGGATGGTCCTCGAGATTGATCCGATGACCGGCGAACGGGTGTTCCGTCTCCTAGACGCCATGGTGCGGTGCGTCGGCCGTCACGGCTTTCGTGAAATTCTGCTCTGGTATTTTCTATTCTTGATCGCCCGGCTGGAAGGAGAGCTGGCGGATCCGTCCGCATGTGAAGTCTGTGGCCGCCCGTTCAACGCGAACAGGGTGGCGCTCGGTTTGAATCCAATCACCCTGGCATTTCATTGCCGGACTTGTACGACTTCGGCGTCACCGGGCGGAATGGGTGGTGATTATCGGGAAGCGCAGCGAACTTTCCAGAGATTTCTGGGCACGGCTCCGGACCGGTTGCCGACGGCACAACCGGTTCCGGAGGAGTATGAAGCAATCACCCGTCTGCTGATGGCCCGGATCGAACAGCTCAGTGGTCGGGCAATCCGAAGCCTGACACCGCTGCTGACTGTGCTGATGCAGCAACCTGAAGCGAAAAAAAGAATTCCTCAGTTTCTAACAGAAGATGTGGAAAACTCATAG
- the mgtE gene encoding magnesium transporter: MTQTRKMIVLLDSVKKLIRRDDYKHVANILRKVHAADIAYVLAHLMEAERLRLVQVLADTDLALAAESISELHTKPGGQLLAILPVELAAKILQQMDSDDAALFVADLPDDKGREILALMAAEESSSVRGLLRYEAETAGRIMNADVFCLNQQVTVGEAIQKLRERREAVSCFYIYVVNDAGQLLGVLSLKQLLFHPPEVTLRQIMRTNVISVHTETDQEEVARQVANYNLLAIPVVDDENRLVGIVTVDDVIDIIREEATEDIFYMAGVETDDHAYTSARLSIRKRVPWLAIYLGIGLFTAWVISLFRGALDQYVILALFMPMIGGMGGNAGTQTMTVAVRGMAMGELDAQTRSKFILKELRVGVVSGFLLGIIAGLIASGLEFVWTGHYKIGIIMFLAMWLNISLAAVWGSLIPQIFKWMKIDPALASGIFVATLNDIIGFSIFLGMGTLMLNTFGL, encoded by the coding sequence ATGACACAGACCCGAAAGATGATCGTGCTGCTGGACTCGGTGAAAAAACTGATCCGGCGCGACGATTACAAGCATGTGGCCAATATCCTCCGCAAAGTTCACGCGGCTGATATCGCCTATGTGCTCGCGCATCTGATGGAGGCGGAACGCCTCCGGCTGGTGCAGGTCCTGGCGGACACCGACCTGGCCCTGGCAGCCGAGTCAATCAGCGAACTGCACACCAAACCAGGTGGGCAGTTGTTGGCAATCCTGCCCGTCGAATTGGCCGCTAAGATCCTCCAACAGATGGATTCGGATGATGCAGCCCTTTTCGTCGCCGACCTCCCGGACGACAAGGGCCGTGAGATCCTCGCCCTGATGGCCGCTGAGGAATCTTCGTCGGTCCGCGGTCTGCTGCGTTATGAAGCCGAGACCGCCGGCCGGATCATGAACGCGGATGTTTTCTGCCTGAACCAGCAGGTCACGGTGGGTGAAGCCATTCAAAAACTCCGAGAGAGACGGGAAGCCGTATCCTGTTTCTATATCTACGTGGTCAATGACGCCGGCCAACTGCTCGGGGTGCTATCCCTGAAGCAGCTGCTGTTCCATCCGCCCGAGGTAACGCTCCGACAGATCATGCGGACCAACGTGATCAGCGTGCACACCGAGACCGATCAGGAAGAAGTAGCCCGCCAGGTGGCCAACTACAATCTGCTGGCCATTCCGGTGGTTGATGATGAAAACAGGCTGGTCGGCATTGTCACCGTGGACGATGTGATCGACATCATCCGCGAAGAGGCTACAGAGGATATTTTTTACATGGCGGGCGTCGAAACCGACGACCACGCCTACACTTCGGCACGACTGTCCATTCGCAAACGCGTCCCCTGGCTGGCCATTTATCTCGGTATCGGGTTGTTCACGGCCTGGGTAATCTCCCTGTTCCGGGGCGCCCTCGACCAGTACGTCATCCTGGCCCTGTTCATGCCGATGATCGGAGGCATGGGAGGGAATGCCGGCACGCAGACGATGACGGTCGCAGTGCGCGGCATGGCCATGGGGGAGCTCGACGCGCAGACCCGTTCCAAATTCATCCTCAAGGAACTCCGGGTCGGTGTGGTCAGTGGTTTTCTGCTGGGCATCATCGCCGGGTTGATTGCCTCCGGACTCGAGTTCGTGTGGACCGGTCATTACAAGATCGGCATCATCATGTTTCTGGCCATGTGGCTCAACATTTCTCTGGCGGCGGTGTGGGGAAGCCTGATCCCGCAGATATTCAAATGGATGAAGATTGACCCGGCGCTGGCGTCGGGCATTTTCGTAGCCACCCTGAACGACATCATCGGCTTCTCCATTTTTCTGGGGATGGGCACGCTCATGTTGAACACCTTCGGACTCTGA
- a CDS encoding sigma-70 family RNA polymerase sigma factor, whose amino-acid sequence MVGSDKNMKIKDVVSRMIVRAIQALPENDRNIFILKHYKNLSAEEISTQLRMPVWEIERSLHRSSQWLLCQMHPTRREITSES is encoded by the coding sequence ATGGTCGGCAGCGATAAAAATATGAAGATCAAGGATGTTGTTTCCCGAATGATTGTTCGGGCCATCCAGGCGCTGCCCGAGAATGACCGGAACATTTTCATTCTGAAGCATTACAAGAACCTCAGCGCAGAAGAAATATCCACACAGCTCCGGATGCCGGTTTGGGAGATCGAGCGATCGCTGCACCGATCTTCCCAATGGTTGCTGTGCCAGATGCATCCCACCCGGCGCGAAATCACCTCCGAGAGCTGA
- a CDS encoding HAD family hydrolase — MDMRRAVFFDRDGTICRDLVYLSDPDRLELLPGVADALRRLQAAEYLLIIATNQSGIARGYLSEDTLARIHNRLHDLLGNHGIRITAIYHCPHLPDGGLPKYRQSCSCRKPEPGMLLQAAREHGIDLTRSFMIGDKLSDIQAGRRAGCRSLWLQPEPTVAPLDHSMPDGPDAVVADLTAAVDWILGTEAT, encoded by the coding sequence GTGGACATGCGGCGAGCTGTTTTTTTTGATCGGGACGGGACCATCTGTCGGGATCTTGTCTACCTCAGTGATCCCGATCGGCTGGAATTGTTACCCGGTGTGGCGGATGCACTGCGGCGGCTTCAAGCGGCGGAGTATCTGCTCATCATCGCCACCAACCAATCGGGAATCGCCCGGGGATATTTGTCCGAGGACACACTGGCCCGAATCCACAACCGCCTGCATGACCTGCTTGGGAACCATGGCATCCGGATCACCGCCATCTATCATTGCCCCCACCTGCCGGATGGAGGCCTGCCCAAATACCGCCAGTCCTGTTCCTGCCGCAAGCCGGAGCCGGGCATGCTGTTGCAGGCGGCGCGAGAACACGGCATCGATCTGACACGCTCGTTCATGATAGGCGACAAGCTCAGCGATATCCAGGCGGGCCGGCGAGCCGGATGCCGCTCGCTCTGGTTGCAGCCGGAGCCTACGGTCGCCCCGTTGGATCACTCGATGCCTGACGGCCCCGATGCCGTCGTCGCCGACTTGACGGCGGCTGTCGACTGGATTCTCGGTACGGAGGCAACATGA
- a CDS encoding carbohydrate kinase has translation MKPTLKDYTQVIEKFRGATILHIGDLVLDQFLFGEISRISREAPVLILKYRETINIPGGGANAVNNLLSLSSHVYPVGMLGNDEAGDWLFNFFRNMGVDVSGIFRGDGYCTPVKTRVLAGAFHSSMQQMLRIDREDLHGRPVCSRDELLAKALSFLPKVDAVVVSDYGYGSVENRLINELSQHCRQMELPLVVDSRFALRHYHHVTSLTPNISEVEQAYQMSIGEDLSKMDFVANRILAEQDLDALLITRGRLGMSLYRRDEKPVHISVFGSDEVADVTGAGDTVISVYTLALACGASFEVAARMSNYAGGLVVMKRGTATVSDKELLSAIRSDFSARRLPGS, from the coding sequence ATGAAACCCACGCTGAAAGATTACACTCAGGTCATCGAGAAATTCAGGGGCGCAACCATCCTGCACATCGGTGACCTTGTGCTGGACCAGTTCCTCTTCGGGGAAATTTCCCGGATTTCACGTGAAGCGCCCGTGCTGATCTTGAAATATCGCGAGACCATCAACATTCCGGGCGGCGGCGCCAACGCCGTCAACAACCTGCTGTCGCTCTCCAGCCACGTCTACCCCGTGGGCATGCTGGGCAACGACGAGGCGGGCGACTGGCTGTTCAATTTTTTCCGAAACATGGGTGTGGACGTATCCGGCATCTTCCGCGGTGACGGCTACTGCACTCCGGTGAAAACCCGCGTGCTGGCCGGCGCATTTCATTCGTCCATGCAACAGATGCTGCGTATCGACCGGGAGGATCTCCATGGTCGCCCGGTCTGCTCCCGAGACGAACTCTTGGCCAAGGCGCTCAGCTTCCTCCCCAAAGTGGATGCGGTCGTTGTTTCCGATTACGGTTATGGAAGCGTAGAAAACCGCCTGATCAACGAGCTCTCCCAGCACTGCCGGCAGATGGAGTTGCCGCTGGTCGTGGACAGTCGTTTTGCCCTGCGGCACTATCATCATGTCACCAGCCTGACGCCCAACATCTCGGAAGTCGAGCAAGCATACCAGATGAGCATCGGCGAGGATCTGAGCAAGATGGACTTCGTCGCCAACCGGATTCTTGCGGAGCAGGATCTGGACGCCCTGCTGATCACACGCGGTCGCTTGGGCATGTCCCTGTACCGGCGTGACGAGAAACCCGTTCACATCTCGGTCTTCGGTTCCGACGAGGTGGCGGATGTCACCGGCGCCGGTGACACGGTCATCTCGGTTTACACGCTGGCGCTCGCCTGCGGCGCTTCGTTCGAGGTGGCCGCCCGAATGTCGAACTACGCCGGCGGCCTGGTGGTCATGAAACGGGGCACGGCGACGGTCTCGGACAAGGAGCTGCTGAGCGCCATCCGTTCCGACTTCAGCGCCCGGAGATTGCCCGGTTCATGA
- a CDS encoding adenylyltransferase/cytidyltransferase family protein, with product MNPKLKSASELVPILTAARQDGRTIVMANGCFDLLHVGHVRYLEAARALGDLLVVALNSDTSIRDLKGPGQPVMSEMDRAEIVAALAAVDYVVIFAEPDVRRLLLTLRPHIQAKGTDYTEETVPEREVVLGYGGQIRIAGDPKDHSTRDLLARIRAMSPPAAGGDDA from the coding sequence ATGAATCCCAAGCTCAAATCAGCGTCGGAGCTGGTCCCCATCCTGACTGCAGCGCGGCAGGACGGTCGGACGATTGTCATGGCCAACGGCTGTTTCGACCTGCTCCACGTCGGCCATGTGCGGTACCTGGAAGCCGCCCGTGCGCTGGGCGACCTGCTGGTGGTGGCGCTCAACAGCGACACCAGCATCCGTGACCTCAAGGGGCCTGGACAGCCGGTGATGTCCGAGATGGACCGCGCCGAGATCGTCGCCGCCCTGGCGGCGGTGGACTACGTCGTCATCTTCGCCGAGCCCGATGTCCGCCGCCTTCTGCTCACCCTGCGGCCGCACATTCAAGCCAAGGGCACGGACTACACGGAGGAAACAGTGCCCGAACGAGAGGTGGTGCTGGGGTACGGCGGACAGATTCGCATCGCCGGCGATCCCAAGGATCACTCCACTCGGGATCTGCTCGCGCGAATCCGTGCGATGAGCCCGCCGGCCGCCGGAGGAGACGACGCGTGA